TCTTTTGACGTGTCTCgtttttttaaacagtatctATTTTTCCTGATTCCGGCCATTTCAATGTTGATAACATCAGAGTGTGTAAGATTCTGGTAAGTTTAGAAAATGCATAAGTGTTGTCTAATAGGTCCATTATATTTTGCAAACagaaaaaatgtatgtgtttatCAAAACCCAAATTTTACCTCAGATTTTGAACATTTAGGGCTTTGTTACATTTGTAACATTTTGATATTCGAAGGTTGTAATACTACTATTAAATTTTAAAGGGTGTTTGATGTATTATCTCCTTATGAAATTATCATTTTTCCATCACAACTTTGAAGGTTGAGAATAATGCATCAAATATTACGTGTTTTGAATTCTTCATGTGTGCTGAATTAAAACCATAACCTTCAGAACCAGTTTTGAATGAGATGTTCTGTTGATCTACAGTAATAGAACTCACATGTTACTGTTGTTAGTATTGAAATAAgagtattttgtatttaaaaaatttagtgcttCCTGTAGTAAAACCTGTGATTGCAGTTGAGTTTAGCTTACGTAAAtacaagggtgtgtgtgtatctgtgtgcacGCTCATGCATGCATAGATGCTGTGCGTTTTCTGACACTTGTACTGCTTTGTTCCGTCTCCTGTCCCCAGTACTAACAGCTGTGCCTAGTACATTGGCACCAGGTATTTGGTGAGTGATTGAATGAATGACTTAGAAGAGTTATTCTCAGTCCTTGGTTGTTCCCGGTACCCTGAAGGCCCCCCTTTCATTAATAGCTCATTCTCAGAGTGGTTTCTACCTTAAGTAGACTGGTGTGTTTTACATCCACCACCCCACTCCTTATTCCCAGGAGTCACCCCTTGGCATATTATGTTATGTGGAAAACGTTATTTTTGGTACATGAAGAATTAACAACTGAGCTCTGATGTTATTTTCATGAGATCACTGATGATTTTGGTATTCAACTCCTTAGGGCTCTGGTATCTATTCCTCTTCAGTATTGCATGGCATGGTTTTTAAGAAGGAAACTGAAGGTGATGTAACATCTGTCAAAAGTGCAAAAATAGCAGTGtattcttgtccttttgatgGCATGATAACTGAAACTAAGGTATGTAGACTTTAAaaccttaaaagtaaaaatttgggGTTGTCCATTCGGattaacattttatgatttttaagtttttaggtGGAGATTGTGCTCTTCAGTGAATACTACATAATTAAGGAAGATTGtagcatcacacacacatacgcatacacatatataccctcatatgtatgtgtatatatatatgtgtgtgtgtatatatatgttacaggagtatttatatacttattttgagagagaacaagggagaatcagagggagagacaatcccaagcaggctctgcactatcagcacagagcccgacatagggctcgatcccctgaaaccgtgagatcatgacctgagccaaaatccagagtcagacactcaaccatctgaggCACCCGGATGCCCCAGGATTAtatatctgctttaaaaaaaattttttttgacgtttatttatttttgaaggagagagagacacagcgtgaagggggaggggcagagagagggggagacacagaatccgaagcagtctccaggctctgagctgtcagcacaaagcagggcttgaagtcacaaaccgcgagatcatgacctgagtagaagtcagatgcttaaccgactgagccacccaggcgcccccgtatctgctttttaaagtcagattccctttcttttctgaataCCTAATTCAGATACTAAATTTGAAACGTGAAATGGTGGCAGTGTTGTTTATGTTCTAGTATACAGCTCTTCTAGTAGTTCTTACATGCTCGGCAAGTAAAATGCTCACTGAATACAAATACTTGTGTGCTCTTCCTTAATGTATTTTAACATTGAGGTCCTATAGCATTCTGAAACAAAATATGCCAATGTAATTTGAAGttgataggttttttttaaaaaatacatgttacgAAGTTTGAAGTTCTTGTTTATAGGTCACTTCTGTCTTGGTCCCTAGAATTCTTAAAATCTGAGTTCATAGTTGTAAAAGTTCCACAGGTTGGCGATAGGCCAGGAAGAGTCATTGAGTccatattctagaaaaaaaaaattcagaaccaCGGTGTGGTTGTTTTGGTACGCTAGTTGATGTTTGTCAAAAGACAAATGCCAAGACACCTgcccaatatatctaaaataggTGTCAGTATTTCTCCCAACTACTCCATCAAAGTGCCTGTCAAAGAGGAAAATGCATCGGTTTTGGGAGTGGGGGGGTCTAGGAATAAGCTGAGTTTCATACATACTTTGTATTTCATAATGCATGTATAATctcattattttccccaaatatttcttCAGTAAAATGTTACCCCGTGACTTCGGACACCAAGGTACTAAAATGGTTCTTAAGAGCATGTTTGTCTTACTAGGGAACAGTGCTGATAAAGACTGCTGAAGAATTGATGAATTTTAGTAGGGGAGAAGAGAATCTCATGGATGCACAAGTCAAAGCTATAGCTGATACCGGTGCAAATGTCATCGTAACAGGTGGCAAAGTGGCAGACATGGCTCTTCATTATGCCAACAAGTACAATATCATGTTGGTGAGGTAAGACTGCTGTATTCCATTAACCTGTAAATGGCCCTTTGCTGGTGAAACACAAAACACATTCAATACATGGTGAATTCATGCCTGTTACAAAAGGGCAAATATAACATCTTGGCTCCAAAAGCAGGACTTAACTTGATCTAGAGAGACAGGAAACACCTGTGAGAATGCTTACATTTGCACTGAGAGGTGGAGCAATCAACATGTTAtttgaagaggaagagggaaaagcatTCCAGACAAAAGAAACATTAGAGACCAGACGCAAGCCTGGTACACACTGTCAGAGTGTGGGATCAGGAATGTCATTTTTAACCTTTGAACCCATTTGTGGGGCACACCAGACACCTGACCTACCCGTTCCCACCTCCAAACCAAATCTGCAGCATAAATCACTCCTCTTCCTCACAGCTCATGCGCTTGCCCAGAGTATAGCAAGTTTTCTGTATCCCAGGCCTTCCTTAGTGTTTTAGAACTAGAACTTGTGACATTCTACTGAAACTTGAATTTTCCCAATTCTAGAACACTGCCGTATACACCTGTGTGTGGATTACACTGTGCTGTCCAAACCTGTTCTGAACTTAAATTCAGGATCAAAAGAATGTGACTTTTGGGGACCAGTGTACAGTTTCCCATTTCATCTCTATTTTATTGTGGCGCCTAATGGTGTTGAAATTTTCATTAAGGTCTTCgggttttttttaaggttgaattcCAAATGGGATCTCAGAAGACTATGTAAAACAGTTGGTGCTACAGCTCTTCCTAGATTGGTATGTACTTTGGACATTAAAAGATAGTACAATGTATTGGAATTACTTTGTTTTACAATAGTCCCTTTCTTACAGACTCCTCCTGTCCTTGAAGAAATGGGACATTGTGACAGTGTTTATCTCTCAGAAGTTGGAGACACACAGGTGGTGGTTTTTAAGCATGGTATGTGGAGATGGGGCAAAGTATGTTTATTTAAGTGGGGGCTGTTCATTTGCttgtagtaatatttttaaatttattgacagAAAAGGAAGATGGTGCCATTTCTACCATTGTGCTTCGAGGCTCTACAGACAATCTGATGGATGATATAGAAAGGGCAGTAGATGACGGTGTTAACACTTTCAAAGTTCTCACAAGGGTTAGTATTAGCAGTGATCTTAATTTTAACTGTTAAAGGTAGTTTATGGTTGTTCTTGAGTTAAATGTACCTTCAGTTGCTTAAGCATGTTCTTAGTGCTGTGGACATGCAGATGAGGTATTGTGTGCTGCTCCCATTCCCCACTTTGGTTCTCCTCTTTCATATACCAGACCCTACGTACAGTAAGGTAATTTGCCCAGATTAttccatttttacaaaatttgtaATTAGAATTTGAGTAACAGTACCTCTAGTCTGGTTGGAGTACTGGAGTCTGAGAAGATTAGGAAACTATAAATTGCTtcttcgtaaaaaaaaaaaaaatttttttttttaactacatatTGTAGGATAAACGTCTTGTTCCCGGAGGTGGAGCAACGGAAATCGAATTAGCCAAACAGATCACGTCATATGGAGAGGTATAGCTTTCTCTGTATAAATTTCCTTCCTTCGTGTTCCTTGAATAAAATACAATACTAAACACGTTTTTCTTGTAGACCTGTCCTGGACTGGAACAGTATGCCATTAAGAAGTTTGCAGAGGCATTTGAAGCTATTCCCCGGGCACTGGCAGAAAATTCTGGAGTGAAAGCCAATGAAGTAATCTCTAAACTTTATGCAGTACatcaagaaggaaataaaaatgttggaTTAGATATTGaggtatttggaaaaaaaaaaaaccatgaatttaaacttttatttcgTGAATGtgtaatataaaaatggaagtagtaagtttaaaagaaaatcaaaaatgttctgattttttaaGCAAATGATTTTCATAACAAAGAGCTCTGACAGAGTTTGTCTATGGTTTTCCTtaaaatagtctttattttatattgtgtgtAGGAGAGGACTTTTGCCTGGCAACATCCAGGCAAAGAGCCCTGGGGTTTTGTTACTGAGTTAATTTTCACATAAGAATTTAGAGTGAAGGAGTGAAAATTGTTTTGTACCAACAGGCTGAAGTTCCCGCTGTAAAGGACATGTTGGAAGCTGGTATTCTAGACACTTACTTGGGAAAATACTGGGCTATCAAACTGGCTACGAATGCTGCTGTCACTGTACTTAGGGTGGATCAGGTGAGTTACAAGTGAAATTTTGATCTTTAAAAGTACTAATTTTCATGTGGGTCAGTAGTgtatttttatggaaccagaataTAGCACAGTTCTCATTCTACTCAAAAGTGTGTTTCtaaagttccccccccccccgcccatttatttttttctgttacagttttaaattgtatttagtaTATTTCAACGAATTTGAAAGGATCTTTCCAGTGAAAGAaacttctgccatttttaaactggaatcGTTAAAACAAACTTAAGGTTTATAGTTTTCGGACTTTTTTTAGCCTAAGGATCTCTTTATACAAGCAGTCTGGAGAGGGAGTTTACTGTGTACTAATGTGGAATGTGGAAGGCCCATAAAGCCCTGAAACACATGTGTGCCACCAACTTTAAGGAAAACGAAACCTCTACTTGTGCATGGAGGTAGAATCTATGTGTTTAAAGTTCTTCTGGGTGTGACAAATTATATCTtgaaggaactgaaagaaaagtGTTAAAAATCATAGtatttttgaccttttttttccaAGAGGGTAGTGGGAGGGAGATTGTGGCACAGAGGAAAATGGTAGGTTCAGATATAAGCTTGAATTCAAAGTTTTTCAAAAAGATGTTTTCTAGTAAAACAGTGAAATCCATTTTCTTGCAGATTTCTCAAACTGATTATTAAGCAATAAACTATTCGTAAATACTTAATGGAAAATTGGAATTGCAAGGGGCCTAGGGCAGATCCATTAGGTGGAAATCATGCCAAATTAATTTTGGGAGAAGCAAGTTGTAGGTAAAAACTAAACGAGAAGGAAATTAGACTTACTCTAGGCATAACAAGGACTAGTTCGTGGTAATTACAGCAAACATTCCATCTCAGTAAGAGGAAGAACAATTTTTTCCTAGCTTGAGATGACCAGAAAATGGAGCTGGATGTCCAATTTCAACCCATTGGAAATAAATTGGATGTTCATGTACTGGATTTACTAATAGGTGTTTTTATATCAGTAAATTTAGGTAATTTTCAGTGGAAGAATGCGGTTTTGGAGTTCTGAAATGATAATAGAAGCCTAAGgaaatggttgttttaaaaattagcatgtGGCTAATAGGGGAAGCTTAAAATAGAAAGGGACAGGGGAAGCTGAGTATATTGAAGCATGAGGTAATCCGGAATTCTAATAGAGGAACTTTTTTGAATGTCCATTACCCAAATGacataataattgtaataatacaAGTTCCTTGATCACAAAGACACTTGTCAGTTTTGGTTTTAAACTGGGAAGTCTCTGTTTTACAGTAGAGGATGTTCGTTGTTATGTGTCCCTGGTCTTTGCTAAAATACATGATCTGAAGAACCCATGACTATCAATAACCAGTTTGTTAATAACTATAGTGAACTTGTACTCTTTAATAGTTCTAACTAATTTTGTATAGTATATAGTCTGGAAAGGGACATGTAAATCAAGTTTTAAGTGTTGGATAATGTGGAGCTGGGTTCATCTTTGTTCGAGTGTTTATTTCACTAGTTGTCAAGATATAGTCCCCAAATCAACAGCATCAAGATAACCTAAGAAcgtgaaaaattatatataaatcctCAGGCCCCTAAGCAGTCCCACTGAGTTAGAAACTCTGGAAGAAGGCCaggagttttctatttttttattatctttttttttaatgttggtttctgagagcatgagcaggggagggggagaggaagagggagacgcagaatctgaagcaggctccaggctctgagctgtcagcacagagcacaacgcggggctcgaactcacggaccatgagatcatgatctgagccgaagtcagatgcttaactgactgagccacccaggcaccccaggagtatGTTTCAAATAAGCTCTGCAATGATTGGTGCCTACCAGCTTGAGAACTGTTGTTCTGGCTGTCTTTTTTAATCAAGCTACACTTAGGTTCTAAAATTGTCCTTAGTGCCTTTAATTCAGTCTGAACTTAATCTCAATTAGTAAAATGTTACTCCAAGGATTTCAAGGTTAGATTTCCTCTAGAAGCTTCTGAAAAGGGGTGCTGAATCTGTTGGAAGTGGTGGTGAAGATGTTTTACAGTTTAGTGTTGCTTGAGACACATCCCCAACCCCTTGATGTTGTACAGAAAGATCTCAGTCCTGTCAATTTGGGAAGCAAAGAATACTGTTTATAGTTTTGAGATTCAGAATGTAGATTAGAGTTTGAGAGTTCCACTTTGAGGAAGCTAATTTAGCTTCTCCCAAATTTATTTGAACCCAGAGTTGCCACCACCCTTTTTTCTCCAAAcgaatcctttaaaaaatgctaGATGGTTATATTTGCAAAGTACTTGGTTAATGCATTCTAGATAAATTAGAGGTTTCCTGCTGTGTTCTTTTAAGTTACCAGGGAAGTCTCCCTACTTGGGTAACGTTTTTTGAATACACACTTCCTACCACATGAATGGTTTTCATTTTACAGGTACTAGGAAATTTCagtattaaatttttatacatatttgtttatGTACCAACCACTTTAGATTATAATGGCAAAACTGGCAGGTGGACCTAAAGCTCCTAAACCACAAGGAAATTGGGATAAAGATGGTTGGCAAGACGAACTTCATATATAAGTAGCAAATCAGGTGCCGAGCTGACGGATTTATACTAGTAATGCATGCAGATATTTTTCACATTCGGCTCACAGGGCCATTGAGTTCTTGAAGTGCGTGTCTCAAAATGCCCTTTACTAACGTGCGTGGATCATGTGGCCGTTCATGTCCATAAAAGCAGGAAACGCTTTGCTGGAAGCTAACAACTTGATGTTGATAGAGCCTCATATGCAGTTTATAACAGATTGCTTATGTTGAGATGATTGCTTCATCTTGAATCAgcctcagaaaaatattttctcttcattttaaaggtTGAGTTTATGAGTATGTgcttatggttttgttttctcagatCATCATGGCAAAACCAGCCGGTGGGCCCAAACCTCCAAGTGGGAAGAAAGACTGGGATGATGACCAAAATGATTGACTGCCTTAGTTTTTACTGTAGGTGAAGACTACGTTTGTAGTAATAGTCTAGGAATTGCCTGATGTTTTCGTATTTTCCTTAAATTAAGAAGTGTTTTGTGTTTATATCCTCAGCTGGATGATAAATAAACAGGTTGCTATCGAAGCCTCATAGTCTGATGAGCACCGTTCTTGGATGTAAATGACCTGTTTGTCTCAACCTTGGTAATGAAATTAGTTGTGGGACTGAAGGCAAGCCACTTAAGTAATTAGGGACCTGTTCCTGTGTGTATCTGGCCTGCTGCCTTTTTGGAACACAGCCGTGCTTCTGTATTTACATATAGTCTATGGCTGTTTCCTGCAAGGAAATGGCAATGAAGTAGTCATGAATAGAGACCAAGTGACCTACAGGGCCAAAAATATTTGATATCCCTTACTTTGCAGGAAGCCGGTCAACCCCCAGACTGgatttcaggggtttttttttcacatctctgCTCTGGGAATTCTAAGATTTGAGAGGACATGTTTTTAATACCCATTTGTTGAATGGCTTAGTTAAAATAGTCTAGCAGTGTAGTATAAAGACAGTTGTAATACCACTGAAAACGTATCTGCTAATAGAAATTCGGTTTTTGTAAAGtagatcttattttttcttaagatcAAGTAAGGAGTTTTGAAAAAACTTAACATGAAAGGTCAACTGATTTTATGGGACATGTGCTAACTCCT
The Panthera tigris isolate Pti1 chromosome C2, P.tigris_Pti1_mat1.1, whole genome shotgun sequence genome window above contains:
- the CCT8 gene encoding T-complex protein 1 subunit theta; protein product: MALHVPKAPGFAQMLKEGAKHFSGLEEAVYRNIQACKELAQTTRTAYGPNGMNKMVINHLEKLFVTNDAATILRELEVQHPAAKMIVMASHMQEQEVGDGTNFVLVFAGALLELAEELLRIGLSVSEVIEGYEIACRKAHEILPDLVCCSAKNLRDVDEVSSVLHTSIMSKQYGNEVFLAKLIAQACVSIFPDSGHFNVDNIRVCKILGSGIYSSSVLHGMVFKKETEGDVTSVKSAKIAVYSCPFDGMITETKGTVLIKTAEELMNFSRGEENLMDAQVKAIADTGANVIVTGGKVADMALHYANKYNIMLVRLNSKWDLRRLCKTVGATALPRLTPPVLEEMGHCDSVYLSEVGDTQVVVFKHEKEDGAISTIVLRGSTDNLMDDIERAVDDGVNTFKVLTRDKRLVPGGGATEIELAKQITSYGETCPGLEQYAIKKFAEAFEAIPRALAENSGVKANEVISKLYAVHQEGNKNVGLDIEAEVPAVKDMLEAGILDTYLGKYWAIKLATNAAVTVLRVDQIIMAKPAGGPKPPSGKKDWDDDQND